A region of Cucumis melo cultivar AY chromosome 2, USDA_Cmelo_AY_1.0, whole genome shotgun sequence DNA encodes the following proteins:
- the LOC103487366 gene encoding FIP1[V]-like protein isoform X2: MEDDDEFGDLYTDVLRPFASSSSSSVPQHQLSSSAPPPLQRSIDLNHHHDDENPSFGASYSNSRVPLQFSKETPPLQPPRESTPVAGSFGFVLNLAARNDGDGSRVKGSEDFTSVDVELSNRGLEDRNFGVESGIVGGLEKDVNLMDKDVKFDIEEGNAGVEDDVGVEPIIPGLSPSVGISIHGTSGNLENAEGFRMNDASRDRGDGGDDWDSDSEDDLQILLNDSDRGPMAMERGGLVGDDEDEPPLVILGDNDQNQVMEEQEWGDDAVPTADGERKETGEAAKSSAGMVVAPKLGYSNYGYRPFHSQYKYVRPGAAPFPGTSASGPGGTPNQVRPLVNMGPVGGRGRGDWRPAGPKDPASVQKGFHSGFGMPGWSNNMGGRSFGGLEFTLPSHKTIFEVDIDSFEEKPWKSTGVDISDFFNFGLNEDSWKEYCKQLEQLRLEATMQSKIRVYESGRTEQGYDPDLPPELAAAAGIHDIPNEHTLGKSDALQNDVGKGVARVRPPLPAGRAIQVEGGYGERLPSIDTRPPRIRDSDAIIEIVLQDSLDDNSSTGNCTPNEHNDDPSGKDFKVQAEDDDAQIESDTEYPDNFSETHNSELMEKVGRRKTSMNSPSDNTREDVNLAFNSERPGHHPASRGNTPAYSAQSLGIIEERRSQGRTYNKSPHSPRQNLQDRKSSDSREEGSAGSMDDKRSPQMSSPAMVEATQEYSAEDKDAEHDEDAEHDELIEADKNPEIDRENVNFISTSNTRKNESDDEEMENNEKLSPIVEALMVKEDDDEDSKAASSENRKTRSGSSRDYQKWQDGVEEEVFQNRRSSSMGSVKKYMDENEQNFRRKDSDDKQDERNRIDVKGRKDAYAYRDWDPSLPHQHPLKTDGFDRRKERSNAEATWQRRDDDPYYRKTRTDETRKREYDDETGSRHRSKIREIERSDKDERHLTKKLDNGSYRAHYDKGASSRHRERDDSLKSRYENVDSYYNKKRKDEEHLRREHVEKEEILHGKREGKSHRKRERDEVFEPQKRDELLRVRDNLGDHHIVGHKEEWLQRERSDRPRDKEDWHRPKQSREENLSKRDRDEGRSSIRSGHGAEEKAWGSHVRVKDENKVSEKEYPGKDVRHSEQNKRRDRMEEENSRRGREDAYSRRNPPSTEDRRSRLEKSSSERHAANAFDNQRIHDKRHKDSKMKNREVDGSDHNALGPSKKSQENQNSYRSQMVLKGSDDHGDPEHSVHHHGSRKHTDDASTDDEQRDSRRGRSKLERWTSHKERDFNINSKSASLPKEIENNNGGSSEANKNPDDSMKTTETVDNHHLAEKKESGDIEPKGGVSDTKVLEDRHMDTVEKLKKRSERFKLPMPSEKEALVIKKMESEPLPSSKSEAPADSEIKPERPARKRRWISSS; the protein is encoded by the exons ATGGAAGACGATGATGAGTTTGGAGATCTTTACACCGACGTTCTCAGACCctttgcttcttcttcttcttcatctgtTCCTCAACATCAACTTTCTTCTTCCGCCCCTCCGCCTCTTCAACGTTCGATCGATCTCAATCACCATCACGACGACGAGAATCCATCCTTTGGAGCTTCTTATTCAAACTCTCGTGTTCCTTTGCAGTTTTCCAAAGAAACCCCACCTCTCCAGCCGCCTCGGGAGTCTACACCCGTCGCTGGTTCTTTTGGGTTCGTTTTAAATTTGGCCGCTAGAAATGATGGAGATGGTTCTCGGGTTAAGGGTAGTGAGGATTTTACGTCTGTTGATGTTGAATTGTCAAATAGGGGTTTGGAGGATCGGAATTTTGGTGTTGAATCTGGAATTGTTGGTGGTTTGGAGAAAGATGTTAATTTGATGGATAAGGATGTGAAATTCGATATTGAAGAGGGGAATGCTGGGGTTGAGGATGATGTGGGTGTTGAACCGATTATTCCTGGCTTGTCTCCCAGCGTTGGTATATCGATCCATGGGACAAGCGGGAATTTGGAAAACGCGGAAGGTTTTAGAATGAATGATGCTTCAAGAGACCGGGGTGATGGCGGTGACGACTGGGATAGTGACAGTGAGGACGATTTGCAAATTCTGTTGAATGATAGTGATCGTGGGCCTATGGCAATGGAGAGAGGTGGATTGGTAGGTGACGATGAAGACGAACCTCCGCTGGTTATTTTGGGGGATAATGATCAGAATCAGGTTATGGAAGAGCAAGAGTGGGGGGATGACGCAGTGCCAACAGCGGACGGCGAGAGAAAGGAGACGGGTGAGGCCGCAAAATCTAGTGCTGGGATGGTTGTGGCACCAAAACTTGGATATAGCAATTATGGTTATCGTCCTTTTCATTCTCAATATAAG TATGTGAGACCTGGTGCAGCGCCTTTTCCTGGTACTTCTGCTTCTGGCCCTGGAGGAACTCCAAATCAAGTTCGTCCACTTGTCAACATGGGCCCTGTTGGTGGTCGTGGTAGAGGTGATTGGCGTCCGGCAGGACCAAAAGATCCAGCTTCAGTGCAGAAAGGTTTTCATTCAGGTTTTGGAATGCCTGGATGGAGCAATAATATGGGAGGGCGTAGTTTTGGTGGCCTTGAGTTCACTCTGCCTTCACACAA GACAATTTTTGAAGTTGACATAGATAGTTTTGAGGAAAAACCATGGAAATCTACTGGAGTGGACATATCTGACTTTTTCAACTTTGGTCTCAATGAGGATAGCTGGAAAGAATACTGCAAACAGCTG GAACAACTACGCCTGGAGGCTACTATGCAAAGCAAAATTCGTGTATATGAGAGTGGACGGACAGAACAG GGCTATGATCCTGATTTGCCTCCAGAGCTAGCAGCTGCTGCAGGTATTCATGATATTCCCAATGAACACACTCTTGGGAAGTCCGATGCTTTACAAAATGATGTAGGAAAAGGAGTAGCTCGTGTGCGGCCACCTCTG CCTGCTGGCAGAGCAATACAGGTGGAAGGTGGTTATGGTGAGCGTCTACCCTCAATTGATACTAGACCTCCCAGAATTCGGGACTCTGATGCTATAATCGAG ATTGTTTTGCAGGACTCTTTGGATGATAATTCATCCACAGGAAATTGCACCCCGAACGAACATAATGATGATCCGTCAGGAAAGGATTTCAAAGTCCAAGCTGAGGATGATGATGCACAAATTGAGAGTGATACTGAATATCCTGACAATTTTTCAGAAACTCATAATAGTGAACTGATGGAAAAggttggaagaagaaaaacatcAATGAATTCTCCTTCTGACAACACACGTGAAGATGTGAATTTGGCTTTCAATTCAGAAAGGCCAGGACACCATCCCGCTTCTAGAGGCAATACCCCTGCTTACTCCGCCCAGAGTTTGGGTATTATTGAAGAAAG GCGGTCACAAGGTAGAACATATAATAAGTCCCCTCATTCCCCAAGACAGAACTTACAAGATAGAAAATCTTCTGACAGTCGAGAGGAAGGATCTGCTGGAAGTATGGATGATAAACGCAGTCCACAAATGTCATCTCCGGCAATGGTCGAGGCTACCCAGGAGTATAGTGCTGAAGACAAGGATGCTGAACATGATGAGGATGCTGAACATGATGAGCTAATTGAAGCCGACAAGAATCCTGAAATAGATCGAGAGAATGTGAATTTCATTTCAACCAGCAACACTAGAAAAAATGAGAGTGATGATGAAGAAATGGAAAATAATGAGAAGTTGAGTCCCATAGTTGAAGCACTTATGGTTAAAGAAGATGACGATGAGGACTCAAAGGCTGCAAGtagtgaaaatagaaaaacaagatCAGGGAGCAGCAGGGATTATCAGAAGTGGCAGGATGGAGTCGAGGaggaagtatttcaaaatagacgCTCATCAAGCATGGGGAGTGTCAAGAAGTACATGGATGAAAATGAACAAAATTTTCGAAGAAAAGATAGTGATGACAAACAAGATGAAAGGAATCGAATTGATGTCAAGGGAAGGAAGGATGCTTATGCATACAGAGATTGGGATCCTAGCTTACCTCATCAGCATCCCTTGAAAACTGATGGTTTTGATAGGCGAAAGGAGAGGAGTAATGCTGAAGCTACTTGGCAACGAAGAGATGATGATCCTTATTACAGGAAAACAAGAACTGACGAAACAAGAAAGAGGGAATATGATGATGAAACGGGATCTAGGCACAGGAGCAAAATTCGTGAAATTGAGAGAAGTGATAAAGATGAACGTCATCTAACTAAAAAGTTAGATAATGGAAGCTACAGGGCTCATTATGATAAAGGTGCTAGCTCAAGGCACAGGGAGAGAGATGACAGTTTGAAGAGTAGATATGAAAATGTGGATAGCTATTataacaagaaaagaaaagatgaagaaCATCTTAGGCGAGAACACGTAGAGAAGGAGGAAATCTTGCACGGTAAGAGAGAGGGTAAAAGCCACCGTAAGCGAGAAAGAGATGAAGTCTTTGAACCGCAAAAGAGAGATGAGCTACTGAGAGTCAGAGATAACCTTGGTGATCACCATATTGTAGGGCACAAAGAGGAGTGGTTGCAAAGAGAAAGGAGCGATAGGCCGAGGGATAAGGAGGATTGGCATAGACCGAAACAATCTCGGGAGGAAAATCTATCAAAGCGGGATAGAGATGAAGGAAGGAGCTCCATCAGGAGTGGGCATGGAGCAGAAGAGAAAGCATGGGGGAGCCATGTCAGGGTGAAGGATGAAAACAAAGTTTCTGAAAAGGAGTACCCAGGGAAAGATGTGCGTCACAGTGAACAAAATAAGAGGAGGGATAGAATGGAGGAGGAAAATTCTCGTCGAGGGCGTGAGGATGCTTATTCACGGCGAAATCCACCTAGTACTGAGGACAGAAGATCTAGGCTGGAAAAATCTAGTAGTGAAAGACATGCTGCTAATGCTTTTGATAATCAGAGAATACATGATAAGAGGCACAAAGATAGCAAGATGAAGAACAGGGAAGTAGATGGCAGCGACCACAATGCTTTAGGTCCTTCCAAGAAAAGCCAAGAAAACCAAAACAGTTATAGGAGTCAGATG gtcttgaaaggctctgaTGATCATGGGGATCCTGAGCATTCAGTTCACCATCATGGGTCCAGAAAACATACCGATGATGCTTCCACAGACGATGAGCAGCGAGATTCTAGGCGAGGGCGCTCAAAATTAGAACGTTGGACAAGTCACAAAGAGAGAGATTTCAATATCAACAGCAAGTCAGCATCATTGCCTAAAGAAATTGAGAATAACAATGGCGGATCTTCAGAAGCCAACAAAAATCCAGATGACTCCATGAAGACAACAGAGACTGTTGACAATCACCATTTGGCTGAAAAGAAAGAGAGTGGTGATATAGAGCCGAAGGGTGGTGTTTCTGATACGAAAGTATTGGAGGATAGGCATATGGACACAGTcgaaaagttgaagaagagaaGTGAGCGTTTCAAGCTTCCTATGCCAAGTGAGAAAGAGGCTTTGGTGATAAAAAAGATGGAGAGCGAACCACTGCCGTCTTCTAAAAGCGAGGCTCCTGCAGATTCAGAGATAAAACCAGAACGACCTGCTCGGAAACGAAGGTGGATTAGTAGTTcataa
- the LOC103487366 gene encoding FIP1[V]-like protein isoform X3, producing the protein MEDDDEFGDLYTDVLRPFASSSSSSVPQHQLSSSAPPPLQRSIDLNHHHDDENPSFGASYSNSRVPLQFSKETPPLQPPRESTPVAGSFGFVLNLAARNDGDGSRVKGSEDFTSVDVELSNRGLEDRNFGVESGIVGGLEKDVNLMDKDVKFDIEEGNAGVEDDVGVEPIIPGLSPSVGISIHGTSGNLENAEGFRMNDASRDRGDGGDDWDSDSEDDLQILLNDSDRGPMAMERGGLVGDDEDEPPLVILGDNDQNQVMEEQEWGDDAVPTADGERKETGEAAKSSAGMVVAPKLGYSNYGYRPFHSQYKYVRPGAAPFPGTSASGPGGTPNQVRPLVNMGPVGGRGRGDWRPAGPKDPASVQKGFHSGFGMPGWSNNMGGRSFGGLEFTLPSHKTIFEVDIDSFEEKPWKSTGVDISDFFNFGLNEDSWKEYCKQLEQLRLEATMQSKIRVYESGRTEQGYDPDLPPELAAAAGIHDIPNEHTLGKSDALQNDVGKGVARVRPPLPAGRAIQVEGGYGERLPSIDTRPPRIRDSDAIIEIVLQDSLDDNSSTGNCTPNEHNDDPSGKDFKVQAEDDDAQIESDTEYPDNFSETHNSELMEKVGRRKTSMNSPSDNTREDVNLAFNSERPGHHPASRGNTPAYSAQSLGIIEERRSQGRTYNKSPHSPRQNLQDRKSSDSREEGSAGSMDDKRSPQMSSPAMVEATQEYSAEDKDAEHDEDAEHDELIEADKNPEIDRENVNFISTSNTRKNESDDEEMENNEKLSPIVEALMVKEDDDEDSKAASSENRKTRSGSSRDYQKWQDGVEEEVFQNRRSSSMGSVKKYMDENEQNFRRKDSDDKQDERNRIDVKGRKDAYAYRDWDPSLPHQHPLKTDGFDRRKERSNAEATWQRRDDDPYYRKTRTDETRKREYDDETGSRHRSKIREIERSDKDERHLTKKLDNGSYRAHYDKGASSRHRERDDSLKSRYENVDSYYNKKRKDEEHLRREHVEKEEILHGKREGKSHRKRERDEVFEPQKRDELLRVRDNLGDHHIVGHKEEWLQRERSDRPRDKEDWHRPKQSREENLSKRDRDEGRSSIRSGHGAEEKAWGSHVRVKDENKVSEKEYPGKDVRHSEQNKRRDRMEEENSRRGREDAYSRRNPPSTEDRRSRLEKSSSERHAANAFDNQRIHDKRHKDSKMKNREVDGSDHNALGPSKKSQENQNSYRSQMVLKGSDDHGDPEHSVHHHGSRKHTDDASTDDEQRDSRRGRSKLERWTSHKERDFNINSKSASLPKEIENNNGGSSEANKNPDDSMKTTETVDNHHLAEKKESGDIEPKGGVSDTKVLEDRHMDTVEKLKKRSERFKLPMPSEKEALVIKKMESEPLPSSKSEAPADSEIKPERPARKRREAP; encoded by the exons ATGGAAGACGATGATGAGTTTGGAGATCTTTACACCGACGTTCTCAGACCctttgcttcttcttcttcttcatctgtTCCTCAACATCAACTTTCTTCTTCCGCCCCTCCGCCTCTTCAACGTTCGATCGATCTCAATCACCATCACGACGACGAGAATCCATCCTTTGGAGCTTCTTATTCAAACTCTCGTGTTCCTTTGCAGTTTTCCAAAGAAACCCCACCTCTCCAGCCGCCTCGGGAGTCTACACCCGTCGCTGGTTCTTTTGGGTTCGTTTTAAATTTGGCCGCTAGAAATGATGGAGATGGTTCTCGGGTTAAGGGTAGTGAGGATTTTACGTCTGTTGATGTTGAATTGTCAAATAGGGGTTTGGAGGATCGGAATTTTGGTGTTGAATCTGGAATTGTTGGTGGTTTGGAGAAAGATGTTAATTTGATGGATAAGGATGTGAAATTCGATATTGAAGAGGGGAATGCTGGGGTTGAGGATGATGTGGGTGTTGAACCGATTATTCCTGGCTTGTCTCCCAGCGTTGGTATATCGATCCATGGGACAAGCGGGAATTTGGAAAACGCGGAAGGTTTTAGAATGAATGATGCTTCAAGAGACCGGGGTGATGGCGGTGACGACTGGGATAGTGACAGTGAGGACGATTTGCAAATTCTGTTGAATGATAGTGATCGTGGGCCTATGGCAATGGAGAGAGGTGGATTGGTAGGTGACGATGAAGACGAACCTCCGCTGGTTATTTTGGGGGATAATGATCAGAATCAGGTTATGGAAGAGCAAGAGTGGGGGGATGACGCAGTGCCAACAGCGGACGGCGAGAGAAAGGAGACGGGTGAGGCCGCAAAATCTAGTGCTGGGATGGTTGTGGCACCAAAACTTGGATATAGCAATTATGGTTATCGTCCTTTTCATTCTCAATATAAG TATGTGAGACCTGGTGCAGCGCCTTTTCCTGGTACTTCTGCTTCTGGCCCTGGAGGAACTCCAAATCAAGTTCGTCCACTTGTCAACATGGGCCCTGTTGGTGGTCGTGGTAGAGGTGATTGGCGTCCGGCAGGACCAAAAGATCCAGCTTCAGTGCAGAAAGGTTTTCATTCAGGTTTTGGAATGCCTGGATGGAGCAATAATATGGGAGGGCGTAGTTTTGGTGGCCTTGAGTTCACTCTGCCTTCACACAA GACAATTTTTGAAGTTGACATAGATAGTTTTGAGGAAAAACCATGGAAATCTACTGGAGTGGACATATCTGACTTTTTCAACTTTGGTCTCAATGAGGATAGCTGGAAAGAATACTGCAAACAGCTG GAACAACTACGCCTGGAGGCTACTATGCAAAGCAAAATTCGTGTATATGAGAGTGGACGGACAGAACAG GGCTATGATCCTGATTTGCCTCCAGAGCTAGCAGCTGCTGCAGGTATTCATGATATTCCCAATGAACACACTCTTGGGAAGTCCGATGCTTTACAAAATGATGTAGGAAAAGGAGTAGCTCGTGTGCGGCCACCTCTG CCTGCTGGCAGAGCAATACAGGTGGAAGGTGGTTATGGTGAGCGTCTACCCTCAATTGATACTAGACCTCCCAGAATTCGGGACTCTGATGCTATAATCGAG ATTGTTTTGCAGGACTCTTTGGATGATAATTCATCCACAGGAAATTGCACCCCGAACGAACATAATGATGATCCGTCAGGAAAGGATTTCAAAGTCCAAGCTGAGGATGATGATGCACAAATTGAGAGTGATACTGAATATCCTGACAATTTTTCAGAAACTCATAATAGTGAACTGATGGAAAAggttggaagaagaaaaacatcAATGAATTCTCCTTCTGACAACACACGTGAAGATGTGAATTTGGCTTTCAATTCAGAAAGGCCAGGACACCATCCCGCTTCTAGAGGCAATACCCCTGCTTACTCCGCCCAGAGTTTGGGTATTATTGAAGAAAG GCGGTCACAAGGTAGAACATATAATAAGTCCCCTCATTCCCCAAGACAGAACTTACAAGATAGAAAATCTTCTGACAGTCGAGAGGAAGGATCTGCTGGAAGTATGGATGATAAACGCAGTCCACAAATGTCATCTCCGGCAATGGTCGAGGCTACCCAGGAGTATAGTGCTGAAGACAAGGATGCTGAACATGATGAGGATGCTGAACATGATGAGCTAATTGAAGCCGACAAGAATCCTGAAATAGATCGAGAGAATGTGAATTTCATTTCAACCAGCAACACTAGAAAAAATGAGAGTGATGATGAAGAAATGGAAAATAATGAGAAGTTGAGTCCCATAGTTGAAGCACTTATGGTTAAAGAAGATGACGATGAGGACTCAAAGGCTGCAAGtagtgaaaatagaaaaacaagatCAGGGAGCAGCAGGGATTATCAGAAGTGGCAGGATGGAGTCGAGGaggaagtatttcaaaatagacgCTCATCAAGCATGGGGAGTGTCAAGAAGTACATGGATGAAAATGAACAAAATTTTCGAAGAAAAGATAGTGATGACAAACAAGATGAAAGGAATCGAATTGATGTCAAGGGAAGGAAGGATGCTTATGCATACAGAGATTGGGATCCTAGCTTACCTCATCAGCATCCCTTGAAAACTGATGGTTTTGATAGGCGAAAGGAGAGGAGTAATGCTGAAGCTACTTGGCAACGAAGAGATGATGATCCTTATTACAGGAAAACAAGAACTGACGAAACAAGAAAGAGGGAATATGATGATGAAACGGGATCTAGGCACAGGAGCAAAATTCGTGAAATTGAGAGAAGTGATAAAGATGAACGTCATCTAACTAAAAAGTTAGATAATGGAAGCTACAGGGCTCATTATGATAAAGGTGCTAGCTCAAGGCACAGGGAGAGAGATGACAGTTTGAAGAGTAGATATGAAAATGTGGATAGCTATTataacaagaaaagaaaagatgaagaaCATCTTAGGCGAGAACACGTAGAGAAGGAGGAAATCTTGCACGGTAAGAGAGAGGGTAAAAGCCACCGTAAGCGAGAAAGAGATGAAGTCTTTGAACCGCAAAAGAGAGATGAGCTACTGAGAGTCAGAGATAACCTTGGTGATCACCATATTGTAGGGCACAAAGAGGAGTGGTTGCAAAGAGAAAGGAGCGATAGGCCGAGGGATAAGGAGGATTGGCATAGACCGAAACAATCTCGGGAGGAAAATCTATCAAAGCGGGATAGAGATGAAGGAAGGAGCTCCATCAGGAGTGGGCATGGAGCAGAAGAGAAAGCATGGGGGAGCCATGTCAGGGTGAAGGATGAAAACAAAGTTTCTGAAAAGGAGTACCCAGGGAAAGATGTGCGTCACAGTGAACAAAATAAGAGGAGGGATAGAATGGAGGAGGAAAATTCTCGTCGAGGGCGTGAGGATGCTTATTCACGGCGAAATCCACCTAGTACTGAGGACAGAAGATCTAGGCTGGAAAAATCTAGTAGTGAAAGACATGCTGCTAATGCTTTTGATAATCAGAGAATACATGATAAGAGGCACAAAGATAGCAAGATGAAGAACAGGGAAGTAGATGGCAGCGACCACAATGCTTTAGGTCCTTCCAAGAAAAGCCAAGAAAACCAAAACAGTTATAGGAGTCAGATG gtcttgaaaggctctgaTGATCATGGGGATCCTGAGCATTCAGTTCACCATCATGGGTCCAGAAAACATACCGATGATGCTTCCACAGACGATGAGCAGCGAGATTCTAGGCGAGGGCGCTCAAAATTAGAACGTTGGACAAGTCACAAAGAGAGAGATTTCAATATCAACAGCAAGTCAGCATCATTGCCTAAAGAAATTGAGAATAACAATGGCGGATCTTCAGAAGCCAACAAAAATCCAGATGACTCCATGAAGACAACAGAGACTGTTGACAATCACCATTTGGCTGAAAAGAAAGAGAGTGGTGATATAGAGCCGAAGGGTGGTGTTTCTGATACGAAAGTATTGGAGGATAGGCATATGGACACAGTcgaaaagttgaagaagagaaGTGAGCGTTTCAAGCTTCCTATGCCAAGTGAGAAAGAGGCTTTGGTGATAAAAAAGATGGAGAGCGAACCACTGCCGTCTTCTAAAAGCGAGGCTCCTGCAGATTCAGAGATAAAACCAGAACGACCTGCTCGGAAACGAAG GGAAGCTCCATGA